One Manihot esculenta cultivar AM560-2 chromosome 6, M.esculenta_v8, whole genome shotgun sequence DNA segment encodes these proteins:
- the LOC110617574 gene encoding uncharacterized protein LOC110617574 — MLKRMKGVAAAMESSPSPYATVFEDQRARLKHQSLLQDYEELYKETESQKRKLEMMKHKKLTLLSEVRFLRQRYKFLMQNQSQNPPEPKYIRRQNLVNTSRTVRKERDSTGNDAAVQRQAPRFDLNRKGKKVYGEREAVLQTPGPTFDLSQKQKTYIGKEAAFGKSATTADLNLKERIYSGKEAVARNNAPIFDLNQISREEEELQANGEMMRIDEPKISLMRGGSDEHHTDMKLSACRSVGNGASRAGKRKISWQDQVALRV, encoded by the exons ATGTTGAAGAGGATGAAAGGGGTTGCTGCTGCTATGgagtcttctccttctccatatGCAACTGTGTTTGAGGATCAAAGGGCCAGGCTCAAGCATCAAAGTCTTTTGCAGGATTATGAGGAGTTGTACAAG GAAACAGAATCTCAGAAAAGGAAGTTGGAGATGATGAAACACAAGAAATTGACCCTGTTGTCTGAAGTCAG GTTTCTAAGGCAACGATACAAGTTCTTGATGCAAAACCAGTCTCAAAACCCTCCTGAGCCGAAATACATACGGAGGCAGAACTTAGTTAATACTAGTAGAACTGTAAGGAAAGAAAGGGATAGCACTGGGAATGATGCTGCTGTACAGCGCCAAGCTCCACGATTTGATTTAAACAGAAAGGGTAAGAAGGTTTATGGTGAAAGAGAAGCTGTTTTACAAACCCCTGGTCCAACTTTCGACTTGAGCCAGAAGCAGAAGACATATATCGGAAAGGAGGCTGCATTCGGTAAATCAGCAACAACTGCTGACTTGAATTTGAAGGAAAGGATTTACAGTGGAAAGGAAGCTGTTGCTAGGAACAATGCTCCAATTTTTGACCTGAACCAGATTTCG AGGGAAGAGGAAGAGTTACAGGCTAATGGGGAGATGATGAGAATAGATGAACCAAAGATATCATTAATGAGAGGTGGGAGTGATGAACACCACACTGATATGAAGTTATCAGCTTGTAGGAGTGTTGGAAATGGAGCAAGTCGGGCAGGTAAGAGAAAGATTTCATGGCAGGATCAGGTTGCATTGAGGGTTTGA
- the LOC110618338 gene encoding uncharacterized protein LOC110618338 isoform X2, whose product MRNQTLLREIEKERIRQEIIAEEIARRRVLEAEVRRELMMERELPMRLGIGDGGSSFDGRLTMRLEPGPWFPFPSRFYDRWVEERSAFHGRGVVDQGLQRPRLSEALVSPDVKSASKDDENKLIVLAKPNPNLCGAKRKAETPPEGGSGGLPDADLKKIPKEEWSCALCQVSATSERGLNEHLHGKRHKARLARLRADKMVKNSSPVQLPKKTTTGAELEVKAEGPLLQVEKGNNNTNKQTGDKQDSGNANDELQLQKNVHESTLKERNVAAEERTAEFRKKKKFRFWCEVCQVGAYSATVMENHKKGKKHRFRQQELNQNREAVPTIIKTVSSKPGEKAKDKEAETEKANGKITENANYNEKTTETVAGNEKIIGNVVAKAEGFDQSSIAS is encoded by the exons ATGCGAAACCAAACGCTACTGCGTGAAATAGAGAAGGAGCGTATCAGACAAGAGATAATCGCAGAGGAAATCGCTCGGAGACGGGTGCTCGAAGCCGAGGTGAGGAGGGAGCTGATGATGGAGAGAGAACTGCCAATGCGATTGGGAATCGGAGATGGTGGGTCGTCTTTTGACGGAAGACTGACAATGCGACTTGAACCGGGACCTTGGTTCCCTTTCCCGAGCCGATTTTACGATCGCTGGGTCGAAGAGCGATCAGCATTTCATGGTCGTGGCGTGGTCGATCAGGGGCTGCAGAGGCCAAGATTATCAGAAGCTTTGGTGTCGCCTGATGTTAAGTCTGCTTCAAAAGATGATGAGAATAAACTAATAGTACTG GCTAAGCCAAATCCAAATCTTTGTGGAGCAAAGCGGAAGGCTGAAACGCCACCTGAAGGAGGCTCTGGTGGTCTCCCTGATGCTGATTTAAAGAAAATACCCAAGGAAGAGTGGAGTTGTGCCCTTTGTCAGGTAAGCGCTACAAGTGAAAGAGGTTTGAACGAACACCTCCATGGCAAGAGGCATAAAGCTAGGCTTGCAAGATTGAGAGCCGACAAGATGGTCAAAAACTCAAGTCCCGTACAGCTCCCAAAGAAAACTACTACAGGCGCAGAACTAGAGGTAAAAGCTGAAGGGCCATTACTCCAAGTTGAAAAAGGTAATAACAATACGAACAAGCAAACAGGGGACAAACAAGATTCAGGGAATGCAAACGATGAGCTGCAATTGCAGAAAAATGTACATGAAAGTACCTTGAAGGAGAGAAATGTGGCAGCAGAAGAGAGGACTGCGGAATTtaggaagaagaaaaaatttAGGTTCTGGTGTGAAGTTTGTCAAGTTGGTGCCTACTCTGCAACAGTGATGGAGAATCATAAAAAGGGGAAGAAGCACAGATTTCGGCAGCAGGAGCTTAATCAAAACAGAGAAGCTGTTCCAACCATCATTAAGACGGTATCATCTAAACCAGGTGAGAAAGCAAAAGATAAAGAAGCTGAGACTGAAAAGGCAAACGGGAAAATCACAGAAAATGCCAATTATAATGAGAAAACAACAGAAACTGTTGCAGGCAATGAGAAGATAATAGGAAATGTGGTTGCAAAAGCTGAAGGATTTGATCAATCTTCAATTGCAAGTTGA
- the LOC110618338 gene encoding uncharacterized protein LOC110618338 isoform X1 — protein sequence MEFKFGAVDGKPPTYFSSSSTIGCFSDQALRANYPNNDTRQSPELMRNQTLLREIEKERIRQEIIAEEIARRRVLEAEVRRELMMERELPMRLGIGDGGSSFDGRLTMRLEPGPWFPFPSRFYDRWVEERSAFHGRGVVDQGLQRPRLSEALVSPDVKSASKDDENKLIVLAKPNPNLCGAKRKAETPPEGGSGGLPDADLKKIPKEEWSCALCQVSATSERGLNEHLHGKRHKARLARLRADKMVKNSSPVQLPKKTTTGAELEVKAEGPLLQVEKGNNNTNKQTGDKQDSGNANDELQLQKNVHESTLKERNVAAEERTAEFRKKKKFRFWCEVCQVGAYSATVMENHKKGKKHRFRQQELNQNREAVPTIIKTVSSKPGEKAKDKEAETEKANGKITENANYNEKTTETVAGNEKIIGNVVAKAEGFDQSSIAS from the exons ATGGAATTTAAATTTGGAGCTGTAGACGGCAAACCGCCGACGTACTTCTCTTCTTCATCAACTATTGGATGCTTCTCCGATCAAGCATTACGAG CAAACTATCCAAACAATGATACGCGTCAAAGCCCCGAGCTAATGCGAAACCAAACGCTACTGCGTGAAATAGAGAAGGAGCGTATCAGACAAGAGATAATCGCAGAGGAAATCGCTCGGAGACGGGTGCTCGAAGCCGAGGTGAGGAGGGAGCTGATGATGGAGAGAGAACTGCCAATGCGATTGGGAATCGGAGATGGTGGGTCGTCTTTTGACGGAAGACTGACAATGCGACTTGAACCGGGACCTTGGTTCCCTTTCCCGAGCCGATTTTACGATCGCTGGGTCGAAGAGCGATCAGCATTTCATGGTCGTGGCGTGGTCGATCAGGGGCTGCAGAGGCCAAGATTATCAGAAGCTTTGGTGTCGCCTGATGTTAAGTCTGCTTCAAAAGATGATGAGAATAAACTAATAGTACTG GCTAAGCCAAATCCAAATCTTTGTGGAGCAAAGCGGAAGGCTGAAACGCCACCTGAAGGAGGCTCTGGTGGTCTCCCTGATGCTGATTTAAAGAAAATACCCAAGGAAGAGTGGAGTTGTGCCCTTTGTCAGGTAAGCGCTACAAGTGAAAGAGGTTTGAACGAACACCTCCATGGCAAGAGGCATAAAGCTAGGCTTGCAAGATTGAGAGCCGACAAGATGGTCAAAAACTCAAGTCCCGTACAGCTCCCAAAGAAAACTACTACAGGCGCAGAACTAGAGGTAAAAGCTGAAGGGCCATTACTCCAAGTTGAAAAAGGTAATAACAATACGAACAAGCAAACAGGGGACAAACAAGATTCAGGGAATGCAAACGATGAGCTGCAATTGCAGAAAAATGTACATGAAAGTACCTTGAAGGAGAGAAATGTGGCAGCAGAAGAGAGGACTGCGGAATTtaggaagaagaaaaaatttAGGTTCTGGTGTGAAGTTTGTCAAGTTGGTGCCTACTCTGCAACAGTGATGGAGAATCATAAAAAGGGGAAGAAGCACAGATTTCGGCAGCAGGAGCTTAATCAAAACAGAGAAGCTGTTCCAACCATCATTAAGACGGTATCATCTAAACCAGGTGAGAAAGCAAAAGATAAAGAAGCTGAGACTGAAAAGGCAAACGGGAAAATCACAGAAAATGCCAATTATAATGAGAAAACAACAGAAACTGTTGCAGGCAATGAGAAGATAATAGGAAATGTGGTTGCAAAAGCTGAAGGATTTGATCAATCTTCAATTGCAAGTTGA